In a genomic window of Pelodiscus sinensis isolate JC-2024 chromosome 32, ASM4963464v1, whole genome shotgun sequence:
- the LOC102446706 gene encoding C-type lectin domain family 2 member A-like isoform X1, with product MEGTADALEQVPQGEGQPTCNGGPETGGETESGETPQGEQRSLMVSCGNGDARREQNPALRASVPSLSGRRSPFRTASGTCGLYVLLSSLVIALTIALAVVALRAPVTCSGVWVSFQGKCFYFSEAEGNWTYSRNNCSARGASLAAIDTPQEMAFMLRYRGLSDHWIGLQGEEDQPRRWVNGTEFNNWFKIGGGGECVYLKEGIAISSSRCSMERRWICSAPPGGPKA from the exons ATGGAGGGAACAGCGGACGCTCTTGAGCAGGTTCCACAAGGCGAGGGGCAACCCACCTGTAATGGGGGGCCGGAGACAGGCGGAGAGACGGAATCTGGCGAGACTCCTCAAGGAGAGCAGCGGTCCCTGATGGTCTCCTGTGGCAACGGAGATGCAAGGAGAGAGCAAAATCCAG CCCTGCGGGCATCTGTACCGTCTCTTTCAGGTCGTCGGTCTCCCTTCAGAACCGCATCAGGCACATGTGGCCTGTACGTTCTCCTCAGCAGCCTCGTCATAGCTTTGACAATAGCTCTGGCAG TGGTTGCATTGAGGGCTCCTGTAACCTGCTCCGGGGTCTGGGTCAGCTTCCAGGGGAAATGCTTCTATTTCTCCGAGGCCGAAGGGAACTGGACCTACAGCCGGAACAACTGCTCTGCCCGGGGGGCCTCCCTGGCTGCGATCGACACCCCGCAGGAAATG GCCTTCATGCTGCGCTACAGAGGCCTCTCTGACCACTGGATCGGCCTCCAGGGGGAGGAAGACCAGCCCCGGCGATGGGTGAACGGCACCGAATTCAACAACTG GTTTAAAATCGGAGGGGGCGGGGAGTGCGTGTACCTGAAGGAAGGCATCGCCATCAGCTCCTCGCGGTGCTCAATGGAGAGACGCTGGATCTGCAGCGCGCCCCCCGGGGGGCCAAAGGCGtag
- the LOC102446706 gene encoding C-type lectin domain family 2 member B-like isoform X3, protein MEGTADALEQVPQGEGQPTCNGGPETGGETESGETPQGEQRSLMVSCGNGDARREQNPVVALRAPVTCSGVWVSFQGKCFYFSEAEGNWTYSRNNCSARGASLAAIDTPQEMAFMLRYRGLSDHWIGLQGEEDQPRRWVNGTEFNNWFKIGGGGECVYLKEGIAISSSRCSMERRWICSAPPGGPKA, encoded by the exons ATGGAGGGAACAGCGGACGCTCTTGAGCAGGTTCCACAAGGCGAGGGGCAACCCACCTGTAATGGGGGGCCGGAGACAGGCGGAGAGACGGAATCTGGCGAGACTCCTCAAGGAGAGCAGCGGTCCCTGATGGTCTCCTGTGGCAACGGAGATGCAAGGAGAGAGCAAAATCCAG TGGTTGCATTGAGGGCTCCTGTAACCTGCTCCGGGGTCTGGGTCAGCTTCCAGGGGAAATGCTTCTATTTCTCCGAGGCCGAAGGGAACTGGACCTACAGCCGGAACAACTGCTCTGCCCGGGGGGCCTCCCTGGCTGCGATCGACACCCCGCAGGAAATG GCCTTCATGCTGCGCTACAGAGGCCTCTCTGACCACTGGATCGGCCTCCAGGGGGAGGAAGACCAGCCCCGGCGATGGGTGAACGGCACCGAATTCAACAACTG GTTTAAAATCGGAGGGGGCGGGGAGTGCGTGTACCTGAAGGAAGGCATCGCCATCAGCTCCTCGCGGTGCTCAATGGAGAGACGCTGGATCTGCAGCGCGCCCCCCGGGGGGCCAAAGGCGtag
- the LOC102446706 gene encoding C-type lectin domain family 2 member B-like isoform X2: MEGTADALEQVPQGEGQPTCNGGPETGGETESGETPQGEQRSLMVSCGNGDARREQNPGRRSPFRTASGTCGLYVLLSSLVIALTIALAVVALRAPVTCSGVWVSFQGKCFYFSEAEGNWTYSRNNCSARGASLAAIDTPQEMAFMLRYRGLSDHWIGLQGEEDQPRRWVNGTEFNNWFKIGGGGECVYLKEGIAISSSRCSMERRWICSAPPGGPKA, translated from the exons ATGGAGGGAACAGCGGACGCTCTTGAGCAGGTTCCACAAGGCGAGGGGCAACCCACCTGTAATGGGGGGCCGGAGACAGGCGGAGAGACGGAATCTGGCGAGACTCCTCAAGGAGAGCAGCGGTCCCTGATGGTCTCCTGTGGCAACGGAGATGCAAGGAGAGAGCAAAATCCAG GTCGTCGGTCTCCCTTCAGAACCGCATCAGGCACATGTGGCCTGTACGTTCTCCTCAGCAGCCTCGTCATAGCTTTGACAATAGCTCTGGCAG TGGTTGCATTGAGGGCTCCTGTAACCTGCTCCGGGGTCTGGGTCAGCTTCCAGGGGAAATGCTTCTATTTCTCCGAGGCCGAAGGGAACTGGACCTACAGCCGGAACAACTGCTCTGCCCGGGGGGCCTCCCTGGCTGCGATCGACACCCCGCAGGAAATG GCCTTCATGCTGCGCTACAGAGGCCTCTCTGACCACTGGATCGGCCTCCAGGGGGAGGAAGACCAGCCCCGGCGATGGGTGAACGGCACCGAATTCAACAACTG GTTTAAAATCGGAGGGGGCGGGGAGTGCGTGTACCTGAAGGAAGGCATCGCCATCAGCTCCTCGCGGTGCTCAATGGAGAGACGCTGGATCTGCAGCGCGCCCCCCGGGGGGCCAAAGGCGtag
- the LOC102446465 gene encoding killer cell lectin-like receptor subfamily F member 1 isoform X1 codes for MQDEAGYTVLNLRSKMGTTRCLAANRIQGSPADLRGYKIIIGLLGAWSIVATLAALVLSILGSSPAGLLGAAPNATAEGGVHAGEECSARLNHLVARLSQELCAPPNSSSLEGTSCKICPPDWLPHSDKCYWFSTESKIWNRSREDCSAKSSRLVVIQKLDEMEFIGSSVQEKYLVWMGLSANGPRRTWTWLDGSLLNQTLFPVKGSAEKNSCGVTKGSSIRSETCSGEYRWVCQKDALWIDSGSSAL; via the exons ATGCAGGATGAGGCGGGTTACACGGTGCTGAATCTCCGATCCAAGATGGGAACCACCAGGTGCCTGGCGGCAAACAGGATCCAAG GTTCTCCTGCCGACCTCCGCGGGTATAAAATCATCATCGGCCTTCTGGGGGCCTGGAGCATCGTGGCGACGCTGGCTGCACTCGTACTGAGCATTCTGG GCTCGTCTCCGGCAGGACTGCTGGGTGCAGCGCCGAACGCTACCGCAGAGGGTGGGGTCCATGCGGGGGAGGAATGCAGCGCCCGTCTGAACCACCTCGTGGCCCGCCTgagccaggagctgtgtgccccccccaacagcagcTCCCTGG AAGGCACCAGCTGCAAAATCTGTCCCCCAGACTGGCTGCCACACAGTGACAAGTGCTACTGGTTTTCCACAGAGAGTAAAATCTGGAACAGGAGCCGTGAGGACTGCTCAGCGAAGAGCTCTCGCCTGGTGGTGATTCAGAAGCTGGATGAGATG GAATTCATAGGCAGCAGCGTTCAGGAGAAGTACCTGGTCTGGATGGGACTCAGTGCCAACGGGCCCCGTAGGACGTGGACCTGGCTGGATGGATCCTTGTTAAATCAGACGCT GTTCCCCGTGAAAGGCTCTGCCGAAAAGAACAGCTGCGGGGTGACCAAAGGGAGCTCGATCCGGTCGGAAACCTGCAGCGGGGAATACAGATGGGTTTGCCAGAAGGACGCCCTGTGGATCGACAGCGGTTCGAGTGCTCTGTAG
- the LOC102446465 gene encoding killer cell lectin-like receptor subfamily F member 1 isoform X4 — protein MQDEAGYTVLNLRSKMGTTRCLAANRIQGSPADLRGYKIIIGLLGAWSIVATLAALVLSILGSSPAGLLGAAPNATAEGGVHAGEECSARLNHLVARLSQELCAPPNSSSLESKIWNRSREDCSAKSSRLVVIQKLDEMEFIGSSVQEKYLVWMGLSANGPRRTWTWLDGSLLNQTLFPVKGSAEKNSCGVTKGSSIRSETCSGEYRWVCQKDALWIDSGSSAL, from the exons ATGCAGGATGAGGCGGGTTACACGGTGCTGAATCTCCGATCCAAGATGGGAACCACCAGGTGCCTGGCGGCAAACAGGATCCAAG GTTCTCCTGCCGACCTCCGCGGGTATAAAATCATCATCGGCCTTCTGGGGGCCTGGAGCATCGTGGCGACGCTGGCTGCACTCGTACTGAGCATTCTGG GCTCGTCTCCGGCAGGACTGCTGGGTGCAGCGCCGAACGCTACCGCAGAGGGTGGGGTCCATGCGGGGGAGGAATGCAGCGCCCGTCTGAACCACCTCGTGGCCCGCCTgagccaggagctgtgtgccccccccaacagcagcTCCCTGG AGAGTAAAATCTGGAACAGGAGCCGTGAGGACTGCTCAGCGAAGAGCTCTCGCCTGGTGGTGATTCAGAAGCTGGATGAGATG GAATTCATAGGCAGCAGCGTTCAGGAGAAGTACCTGGTCTGGATGGGACTCAGTGCCAACGGGCCCCGTAGGACGTGGACCTGGCTGGATGGATCCTTGTTAAATCAGACGCT GTTCCCCGTGAAAGGCTCTGCCGAAAAGAACAGCTGCGGGGTGACCAAAGGGAGCTCGATCCGGTCGGAAACCTGCAGCGGGGAATACAGATGGGTTTGCCAGAAGGACGCCCTGTGGATCGACAGCGGTTCGAGTGCTCTGTAG